A genomic segment from Pseudomonas sp. M30-35 encodes:
- a CDS encoding LTA synthase family protein, whose protein sequence is MATKVNKTNTESPAAAHFTPTIKSHLGFTALSAVALLVIYALLRVALLVYNRELINDAPVSTFVEAFYNGFRFDLRLVVYACAPLLLSLLSVKAMSARGFHRAWLTFFASVTLFLGITELDFYREFHQRLNSLVFQYFEEDPKTVMSMIWNGFPVARYLIAWAIATWLLAKLFKALDLLSRPNVSTAGPRKAPAWYLRGSVFVVCLLIAVIAARGHLRQGPPLRWGDAYTTDSMFANQLGLNGTLTLVTAARASFSSHRDNAWKSTMPDEEALAAVRKMLLTPNDKLVDADTAAIRRDFTPPADNTLPVKNVVVILMESFAGHYVGALGAPGNITPYFDELAKEGLLFDRFFSNGTHTHQGMFATMACFPNLPSFEYLMRMPEGAHQFSGLPQLLSARGYDDLYVYNGNFQWDNQSGFFSNQGMTNFIGREDFVDPVYMDKTWGVSDQDMFDRGAAELEKNFAGKDKPFYALLQTLSNHTPYALPENLPVEPVTGHGSTDQHLTAMRYSDWALGQFFEKAKKSKYYKDTLFVIVGDHGFGSNEQLTEMDLFRFNVPLLLIAPGVQEKFGKVNHNVGTQIDIVPTIMGRLGGEVRHQCWGRDLLNLPEGDQGIGVIKPSGGGQTVAIVTPERILIQPKDIEPRLYEYQLGAKPSATRLHTDIDPTLQKDLEAFLQTATKSLLDNSAGVKDSLNKQ, encoded by the coding sequence ATGGCTACCAAGGTTAACAAGACGAACACTGAGTCACCTGCCGCGGCGCATTTCACCCCGACGATTAAAAGCCACTTGGGCTTCACTGCGCTCAGCGCTGTGGCGCTATTAGTTATATACGCATTATTGCGTGTGGCGCTGTTGGTCTATAACCGCGAGCTGATTAACGATGCGCCGGTGTCTACTTTCGTCGAGGCGTTCTACAACGGTTTTCGTTTCGATTTGCGCTTGGTGGTGTATGCCTGCGCGCCGTTGTTGTTGTCGCTGCTGAGTGTTAAAGCCATGTCCGCTCGTGGCTTTCATCGTGCATGGTTAACCTTCTTTGCCAGCGTCACCTTGTTCCTTGGGATTACCGAGCTGGATTTCTATCGCGAGTTTCACCAGCGCTTGAATAGTTTGGTTTTCCAGTACTTCGAAGAAGACCCTAAAACCGTCATGAGCATGATCTGGAACGGTTTTCCGGTGGCGCGTTATTTGATCGCCTGGGCGATAGCTACATGGCTATTGGCCAAGTTATTCAAAGCATTGGATTTGCTCAGCCGACCGAATGTCTCTACAGCGGGCCCTCGCAAAGCCCCCGCATGGTATCTGCGCGGTTCGGTGTTTGTTGTGTGTTTGTTGATTGCGGTCATCGCTGCGCGCGGCCATCTGCGTCAAGGCCCGCCATTGCGTTGGGGCGATGCTTATACCACTGACTCCATGTTCGCTAACCAGTTGGGCCTGAACGGTACTTTGACGTTGGTTACCGCGGCAAGGGCCAGTTTTTCCTCGCATCGTGACAATGCATGGAAATCAACCATGCCCGACGAAGAAGCATTGGCAGCGGTGCGCAAGATGCTGCTGACGCCGAATGACAAGCTAGTCGATGCCGACACTGCTGCAATCCGTCGAGACTTCACCCCGCCTGCCGACAACACCTTGCCGGTGAAAAACGTGGTGGTGATCCTCATGGAAAGCTTTGCTGGACACTATGTTGGTGCGCTCGGGGCGCCGGGCAATATCACCCCGTACTTCGATGAGCTGGCCAAGGAGGGTCTGCTGTTTGATCGCTTCTTCTCTAACGGCACGCACACCCACCAGGGCATGTTTGCGACCATGGCGTGCTTCCCGAACTTGCCTAGCTTTGAATACCTGATGCGCATGCCAGAAGGTGCCCACCAGTTCTCTGGTCTGCCGCAGTTGCTCAGTGCCCGGGGTTACGACGACTTGTATGTCTACAACGGTAACTTTCAGTGGGACAACCAATCGGGTTTCTTTAGCAATCAGGGCATGACCAACTTCATCGGCCGTGAAGACTTCGTTGACCCGGTCTACATGGACAAAACGTGGGGCGTGTCTGATCAGGATATGTTCGATCGTGGTGCTGCAGAGCTAGAGAAGAACTTCGCAGGCAAAGACAAGCCGTTCTATGCCTTGCTGCAAACGCTGTCTAACCACACGCCGTACGCGTTGCCTGAAAACCTGCCGGTTGAGCCTGTCACAGGTCACGGTTCTACCGATCAGCACCTGACTGCAATGCGTTATTCGGACTGGGCGTTGGGCCAGTTTTTCGAGAAGGCGAAGAAGTCAAAATACTATAAAGACACTTTGTTTGTGATCGTTGGTGACCATGGTTTTGGCAGTAATGAACAGCTAACAGAGATGGATCTGTTTCGTTTCAACGTACCGCTGTTATTGATTGCACCGGGTGTCCAGGAGAAGTTTGGCAAGGTTAATCATAATGTCGGTACGCAGATTGATATCGTGCCAACCATCATGGGCCGTCTCGGCGGTGAGGTGCGTCACCAATGCTGGGGCCGTGATCTGCTGAACTTGCCAGAAGGTGATCAGGGCATAGGTGTGATCAAGCCGTCCGGCGGAGGGCAGACAGTTGCAATCGTAACGCCTGAGCGAATTTTGATTCAGCCAAAGGACATTGAGCCACGTCTATACGAGTACCAACTGGGTGCCAAGCCGAGTGCAACACGTTTGCACACTGATATCGATCCGACACTGCAAAAGGACCTCGAAGCCTTTCTGCAAACCGCTACCAAAAGCCTGCTCGATAACAGTGCCGGGGTAAAGGACAGTCTCAACAAGCAGTAA
- a CDS encoding alpha/beta hydrolase fold domain-containing protein, with protein sequence MNKKPEACTDVRVIIIGTGFAGLGLAIQLQKAGIDRFLLLEKAEDVGGTWRDNSYPGAACDVPSHLYSFSFEPKLDWTRKFAPQAEIHSYMQHCADKYQLRPHIRFNSEVASATYEAEHSQWRVTLVSGEQFVAPILVSACGQLNQPAYPSIPGRDSFAGEAFHSARWRHDIDLTGKRIAVIGTGASAIQFVPQIQVNAAHLTLFQRSAAYVISKPDRAYRPWELAVMRRFGWLQKIDRGLKYIQHESRALAFVSFPLLLKAGRFSFKRALARGISDKQLRSQLEPDYPIGCKRILISNDYYPALSQANVSVVSQRIKQISNDAVITEDGVAHPCDVLIYGTGFMATDFLSPMAITGLEGLDLNQVWREGAEAYKGISVSGFPNLFLLYGPNTNLGHNSIIYMLESQFRYVLGCIEALDRYSLTALDVKPDVQRQFNNKIQRAIHHTVWAQGCTSWYQTASGKHTNNWPGYTFNYRRITRAPELQDYQTIPVRFTPPADAQPVLRTVLRGGLRVLFRGIVRPPVPVALQRWLVTALAAVHWVETDGSRTKGKIAGRSCEWYKPSQESDGVILYLHGGAYVIGGANTHRAICKTLMSKAQVQLCALNYRLAPEHPFPAARDDAVAAYQALLEQGFAPSKIIIAGDSAGGNLALLTALHLRHLGLALPRALVCLSPLTDFSLAQLHKPEGGDPMLSQAWMEQSRRDFLSAQIAPQDPAVSPVFADLSGLPPILIQVAEQELLLNDSLRFEQRAKEAGVDVRLELYPGVWHVFQAHAGLLKASDYALARVVSFIREQGLI encoded by the coding sequence ATGAATAAAAAACCCGAAGCATGCACGGACGTGCGCGTAATAATTATTGGTACTGGCTTTGCGGGCCTGGGGCTCGCCATACAACTACAAAAGGCCGGTATCGATAGGTTTCTGCTGTTGGAGAAGGCAGAGGATGTTGGCGGGACGTGGCGTGACAACAGTTATCCAGGGGCAGCCTGTGACGTGCCATCGCATCTGTATTCCTTCTCGTTTGAACCCAAGTTGGATTGGACACGTAAGTTTGCCCCACAAGCCGAAATCCACAGCTACATGCAGCATTGCGCCGACAAGTATCAATTGCGCCCGCATATTCGCTTTAACAGCGAAGTGGCAAGCGCCACTTACGAGGCTGAGCACTCTCAATGGCGGGTTACGCTGGTAAGCGGCGAACAATTTGTTGCGCCAATACTGGTGAGTGCTTGTGGCCAGTTGAATCAACCTGCATATCCTTCGATACCCGGTCGTGACAGCTTTGCTGGCGAGGCTTTCCATTCGGCTCGTTGGCGCCACGATATCGACTTGACAGGCAAGCGCATCGCGGTCATTGGCACAGGCGCATCCGCCATTCAATTTGTGCCGCAAATTCAGGTAAATGCTGCTCATTTGACACTGTTTCAGCGCTCGGCGGCTTACGTGATCAGCAAACCTGATCGTGCCTATCGGCCATGGGAATTGGCTGTTATGCGTCGCTTTGGCTGGTTGCAGAAAATTGATCGTGGGCTCAAGTACATTCAGCATGAGTCGCGTGCGCTGGCGTTTGTGTCATTTCCACTGCTGCTCAAAGCCGGGCGTTTTAGCTTTAAGCGTGCGCTGGCGCGTGGTATTTCCGATAAGCAGTTGCGCAGTCAATTAGAGCCCGATTACCCAATCGGCTGTAAGCGTATTTTGATCAGCAATGATTACTACCCGGCGCTGAGCCAAGCCAATGTCAGTGTGGTCAGTCAGCGTATCAAGCAGATCAGCAACGATGCAGTCATCACTGAAGATGGTGTCGCGCATCCTTGTGATGTGCTGATTTACGGCACAGGCTTTATGGCTACAGACTTTTTGTCGCCGATGGCAATCACCGGGCTCGAGGGTCTTGACCTCAACCAAGTGTGGCGCGAGGGTGCCGAGGCCTATAAAGGCATTAGTGTCAGCGGCTTCCCTAATCTATTTCTGTTGTACGGGCCCAATACCAACTTGGGGCACAACTCGATCATTTATATGCTTGAGAGCCAATTTCGCTATGTGCTTGGTTGTATAGAGGCTTTAGACCGCTACAGCCTGACGGCACTTGATGTTAAGCCAGATGTGCAGCGCCAGTTTAATAACAAGATTCAACGCGCAATCCATCACACTGTGTGGGCCCAAGGGTGCACAAGTTGGTACCAGACAGCGTCGGGCAAGCACACAAACAACTGGCCAGGTTATACATTCAATTACCGGCGAATCACCCGAGCACCCGAACTACAGGATTATCAAACCATACCCGTACGCTTCACGCCTCCGGCGGATGCCCAGCCAGTTTTGCGCACAGTATTGCGTGGTGGGCTGAGGGTGCTGTTTCGCGGAATCGTCAGGCCGCCTGTACCGGTTGCGCTGCAACGCTGGCTGGTGACAGCCTTGGCAGCGGTTCATTGGGTCGAAACCGATGGCAGCCGCACTAAAGGCAAGATTGCTGGCCGTTCATGTGAGTGGTACAAGCCGAGCCAGGAAAGTGATGGTGTCATTCTTTATTTGCACGGTGGCGCCTATGTTATTGGCGGCGCTAATACACACCGGGCTATCTGTAAGACACTAATGAGCAAAGCTCAGGTCCAGCTCTGCGCACTGAACTACCGATTAGCACCTGAACATCCGTTTCCGGCTGCCCGTGATGATGCCGTCGCTGCATACCAAGCCTTGCTGGAGCAGGGGTTTGCGCCGAGTAAAATCATTATTGCGGGCGACTCTGCCGGCGGAAATCTAGCGCTGCTCACTGCGTTGCATCTGCGACACTTGGGGCTGGCGCTACCTCGCGCGTTGGTCTGTTTGTCGCCGCTTACGGATTTCAGCCTTGCTCAGTTGCATAAACCTGAAGGGGGCGACCCGATGCTCAGCCAAGCTTGGATGGAACAATCCAGGCGTGATTTTCTGTCTGCGCAGATAGCCCCGCAGGACCCAGCTGTATCTCCGGTATTTGCAGACCTAAGCGGGTTGCCGCCGATACTGATTCAGGTCGCAGAGCAAGAGCTGCTACTTAATGACAGCTTGCGGTTTGAGCAGCGTGCTAAAGAGGCCGGGGTTGATGTACGGCTAGAGTTATACCCCGGTGTCTGGCATGTCTTTCAGGCTCATGCTGGTTTACTCAAAGCCTCTGACTATGCATTGGCACGAGTTGTCAGCTTCATCCGCGAACAGGGGCTTATATGA
- a CDS encoding SDR family oxidoreductase: MNNILITGAASGIGAATARLFHSRGWRVGLLDINAEALASLSAELSGSWYRQLDVTDIDQVQASLAEFCAKHDGQLRLLFNCAGILRFGYFEEVEHAEHMRIMQINVAGVFNMTHAAFSYLKATPNAQVINMGSASGLYGVPEMATYSASKFAIRGFTEALDLEWARHDIRVADLMPPFVNTPMVSSQQHTPATLSRLGVNLEAREIAHAVWQQIDSNAVHRPISLQFKLMYWAGQISPAWMSRLSMRWLSRK; the protein is encoded by the coding sequence ATGAATAATATTTTGATTACCGGCGCAGCTTCCGGTATCGGCGCAGCAACCGCTCGCTTGTTTCATTCGCGCGGATGGCGAGTGGGTTTGCTCGATATCAACGCCGAGGCGTTAGCCAGTTTATCTGCTGAGCTGAGTGGTAGCTGGTATCGCCAACTTGATGTGACTGATATTGATCAGGTGCAAGCCTCGCTCGCTGAGTTCTGTGCCAAACATGATGGCCAGCTGCGGCTGCTGTTCAACTGTGCAGGTATTCTCCGGTTCGGCTATTTCGAAGAAGTTGAACATGCAGAGCATATGCGCATTATGCAGATCAATGTGGCGGGGGTATTCAACATGACCCATGCTGCATTTAGCTACCTGAAAGCCACGCCTAATGCGCAGGTTATTAATATGGGCTCGGCGTCTGGTCTCTATGGCGTACCTGAAATGGCCACGTATTCAGCTTCAAAATTTGCTATTCGTGGGTTTACCGAGGCGCTGGATCTTGAGTGGGCACGCCACGATATCCGGGTTGCAGATTTGATGCCGCCGTTTGTAAATACGCCCATGGTTAGCAGTCAGCAGCACACCCCAGCAACATTGTCGCGCTTAGGGGTGAACCTTGAAGCTCGCGAAATAGCACACGCTGTGTGGCAGCAGATTGATAGCAATGCTGTACACCGCCCGATCAGCCTGCAATTTAAGCTGATGTATTGGGCGGGACAGATTTCACCCGCATGGATGTCACGCCTGAGTATGCGCTGGTTAAGCCGTAAGTAG
- a CDS encoding ribonuclease E inhibitor RraB, whose protein sequence is MSIVMQDDVSSNVLKRMKEGGFDFARFHPIEFYAIFPDEERARMAATNFRGESLNAQVTPREDGVWHLQVSKVMFATYYGIGDFEQDLGSVVHPLGGKLEGWGVTQERKDLLPVD, encoded by the coding sequence ATGAGCATAGTCATGCAAGATGATGTCAGCAGTAACGTCCTAAAGCGCATGAAAGAAGGTGGTTTTGATTTTGCGCGCTTTCATCCCATCGAGTTCTACGCCATTTTTCCCGACGAGGAACGGGCCCGTATGGCAGCCACAAACTTTCGTGGTGAATCACTTAATGCGCAAGTCACACCGCGTGAAGATGGTGTCTGGCATTTGCAGGTCAGCAAGGTAATGTTTGCGACCTATTACGGCATCGGTGATTTTGAGCAGGACTTGGGCTCAGTCGTGCACCCGCTGGGTGGCAAGCTTGAAGGCTGGGGCGTAACGCAGGAACGTAAGGATTTGCTGCCAGTCGATTGA
- a CDS encoding type 1 glutamine amidotransferase: MTDILIITHTDYCTPGHLAKVLDDAQLSFTELRADLNQLEGYDLDRPKAVAIMGGPMSVNDPLPWLQTEINALQHFIKRDIPLLGHCLGGQLLAKALGAQISKMAYTESGWQPLDIVTGAEQNPWLAHLPDNFSIFQWHGDTFALPDGAQRLLSSRWCPNQGFAWGDKILALQGHPEMTAELVSQWLHDWSHLLDASQPSQQSLESMLNKLDDKVEALNQVAEGFYRHWLSLASGLNASELDVRSNDLN; this comes from the coding sequence ATGACTGACATTCTGATTATCACCCATACTGACTATTGCACACCTGGCCATCTGGCCAAGGTGCTTGATGACGCGCAGCTATCGTTTACCGAGTTACGGGCAGACCTTAACCAGCTTGAAGGCTACGATCTGGATCGGCCAAAAGCCGTTGCGATTATGGGTGGGCCCATGAGTGTCAATGATCCTTTGCCGTGGCTACAAACTGAAATCAATGCGCTCCAGCACTTTATAAAGCGAGACATCCCGTTGCTTGGTCATTGCCTGGGCGGACAGCTATTGGCTAAAGCATTAGGTGCGCAAATCAGCAAAATGGCTTATACCGAAAGTGGTTGGCAGCCATTGGATATTGTCACAGGTGCAGAGCAAAACCCTTGGCTTGCGCACTTGCCGGACAACTTTAGTATTTTTCAGTGGCACGGCGATACGTTTGCCTTGCCCGATGGTGCTCAGCGGCTACTCAGTAGCCGCTGGTGCCCTAACCAAGGATTTGCTTGGGGCGATAAAATTCTGGCTTTACAGGGACATCCCGAAATGACTGCAGAGCTAGTCAGCCAATGGTTGCATGACTGGTCGCATTTACTGGATGCCAGCCAGCCTAGCCAGCAGTCGCTCGAGTCCATGCTGAATAAGCTTGATGATAAGGTCGAGGCATTAAACCAGGTGGCCGAGGGTTTCTATCGGCATTGGCTGAGCCTTGCCTCAGGACTTAATGCCTCAGAACTTGATGTTCGCTCGAACGATTTGAATTAA